One genomic window of Arachis hypogaea cultivar Tifrunner chromosome 8, arahy.Tifrunner.gnm2.J5K5, whole genome shotgun sequence includes the following:
- the LOC112706373 gene encoding zinc transporter 4, chloroplastic isoform X1 encodes MFLIEDIWPPLQQFLSNTRLHSASIFQQLPEFMAASTCGDRDAELCRDDSAAFVLKFVAIASILLAGMAGIAIPLIGKHRRFLRTDGNLFVAAKAFAAGVILATGFVHMLSDATDALNNPCLPTSPWHKFPFTGFFAMMAALFTLLLDFVGTQYYERKQGVNRAVEEQARVGTSESGVEDGIVEAKDWSGKVFGEEEKGGMHIVGMHAHAAHHRHNHPHGQDACHGIGGGVRPHDHGHVHGTHEEEDSDVRHVVVSQVLELGIVSHSVIIGLSLGVSQSPCTIRPLIAALSFHQFFEGFALGGCISQAQFKTSSATIMACFFALTTPTGVGIGTAIASVYNPHSAGALVTEGILDSLSAGILVYMALVDLIAADFLSKRMSCNFRLQIVSYCMLFLGAGLMSSLAIWA; translated from the exons ATGTTTCTGATTGAG GATATCTGGCCACCACTCCAGCAATTCCTATCGAATACTCGTCTTCATTCAG CATCGATTTTCCAGCAACTGCCGGAATTCATGGCGGCCTCCACATGCGGCGACCGGGATGCCGAGCTCTGCCGTGATGACTCGGCCGCCTTCGTTCTCAAGTTCGTGGCCATCGCCTCCATCCTCCTCGCCGGAATGGCTGGGATCGCCATTCCGCTCATCGGAAAACACCGCAGATTCCTCCGAACAGACGGAAACCTATTCGTCGCCGCGAAGGCCTTTGCGGCGGGTGTCATACTCGCCACCGGGTTCGTCCATATGCTATCAGACGCTACTGATGCGCTGAACAACCCGTGCTTACCAACGTCACCGTGGCACAAGTTTCCGTTCACCGGGTTCTTCGCAATGATGGCGGCTCTCTTTACGCTGCTGCTTGATTTCGTGGGGACTCAGTACTACGAGCGGAAGCAAGGGGTGAACCGTGCGGTGGAGGAGCAGGCGCGAGTCGGAACTTCGGAATCCGGCGTAGAAGACGGGATCGTGGAGGCGAAGGATTGGAGTGGGAAGGTttttggagaagaagagaagggtgGAATGCACATCGTGGGAATGCACGCGCACGCTGCTCACCATAGACATAACCACCCCCATGGCCAGGACGCTTGCCATGGCATTGGTGGCGGCGTCAGGCCCCACGACCACGGCCATGTCCACGGCACGCATGAGGAGGAGGATAGTGACGTCCGCCACGTGGTTGTTTCTCAG GTGCTGGAGCTTGGGATAGTGTCGCACTCAGTGATAATTGGGTTGTCTCTGGGGGTTTCACAGAGCCCATGCACCATAAGGCCCTTAATTGCAGCATTGTCTTTTCATCAATTCTTTGAAGGGTTTGCACTGGGAGGGTGCATCTCCCAGGCACAATTCAAGACCTCATCCGCAACAATAATGGCTTGTTTCTTTGCACTAACCACACCCACCGGTGTTGGGATCGGAACCGCAATCGCGTCGGTGTATAACCCTCACAGTGCGGGTGCACTGGTCACTGAGGGCATACTGGACTCTTTGTCAGCAGGGATTTTGGTGTACATGGCGTTAGTGGACTTGATAGCGGCAGATTTTCTTAGCAAAAGAATGAGTTGTAATTTTAGGCTGCAGATAGTATCTTACTGTATGCTTTTTCTTGGGGCTGGATTGATGTCTTCGCTCGCAATCTGGGCTTGA
- the LOC112706373 gene encoding zinc transporter 4, chloroplastic isoform X2, whose amino-acid sequence MAASTCGDRDAELCRDDSAAFVLKFVAIASILLAGMAGIAIPLIGKHRRFLRTDGNLFVAAKAFAAGVILATGFVHMLSDATDALNNPCLPTSPWHKFPFTGFFAMMAALFTLLLDFVGTQYYERKQGVNRAVEEQARVGTSESGVEDGIVEAKDWSGKVFGEEEKGGMHIVGMHAHAAHHRHNHPHGQDACHGIGGGVRPHDHGHVHGTHEEEDSDVRHVVVSQVLELGIVSHSVIIGLSLGVSQSPCTIRPLIAALSFHQFFEGFALGGCISQAQFKTSSATIMACFFALTTPTGVGIGTAIASVYNPHSAGALVTEGILDSLSAGILVYMALVDLIAADFLSKRMSCNFRLQIVSYCMLFLGAGLMSSLAIWA is encoded by the exons ATGGCGGCCTCCACATGCGGCGACCGGGATGCCGAGCTCTGCCGTGATGACTCGGCCGCCTTCGTTCTCAAGTTCGTGGCCATCGCCTCCATCCTCCTCGCCGGAATGGCTGGGATCGCCATTCCGCTCATCGGAAAACACCGCAGATTCCTCCGAACAGACGGAAACCTATTCGTCGCCGCGAAGGCCTTTGCGGCGGGTGTCATACTCGCCACCGGGTTCGTCCATATGCTATCAGACGCTACTGATGCGCTGAACAACCCGTGCTTACCAACGTCACCGTGGCACAAGTTTCCGTTCACCGGGTTCTTCGCAATGATGGCGGCTCTCTTTACGCTGCTGCTTGATTTCGTGGGGACTCAGTACTACGAGCGGAAGCAAGGGGTGAACCGTGCGGTGGAGGAGCAGGCGCGAGTCGGAACTTCGGAATCCGGCGTAGAAGACGGGATCGTGGAGGCGAAGGATTGGAGTGGGAAGGTttttggagaagaagagaagggtgGAATGCACATCGTGGGAATGCACGCGCACGCTGCTCACCATAGACATAACCACCCCCATGGCCAGGACGCTTGCCATGGCATTGGTGGCGGCGTCAGGCCCCACGACCACGGCCATGTCCACGGCACGCATGAGGAGGAGGATAGTGACGTCCGCCACGTGGTTGTTTCTCAG GTGCTGGAGCTTGGGATAGTGTCGCACTCAGTGATAATTGGGTTGTCTCTGGGGGTTTCACAGAGCCCATGCACCATAAGGCCCTTAATTGCAGCATTGTCTTTTCATCAATTCTTTGAAGGGTTTGCACTGGGAGGGTGCATCTCCCAGGCACAATTCAAGACCTCATCCGCAACAATAATGGCTTGTTTCTTTGCACTAACCACACCCACCGGTGTTGGGATCGGAACCGCAATCGCGTCGGTGTATAACCCTCACAGTGCGGGTGCACTGGTCACTGAGGGCATACTGGACTCTTTGTCAGCAGGGATTTTGGTGTACATGGCGTTAGTGGACTTGATAGCGGCAGATTTTCTTAGCAAAAGAATGAGTTGTAATTTTAGGCTGCAGATAGTATCTTACTGTATGCTTTTTCTTGGGGCTGGATTGATGTCTTCGCTCGCAATCTGGGCTTGA